The following proteins come from a genomic window of Nitrosopumilaceae archaeon AB1(1):
- a CDS encoding SRPBCC family protein, protein MQHTGMVRVSRNCRDSQKAWEVISQIDSMPKWAVGVKKTTITSMAKKLGGTRKITLGDDIIVERIVGWRSREYLSYIALEGLPVDWYHATMSVGSVLRWESYFGSSNMSDEKFEEFKKK, encoded by the coding sequence ATGCAACATACAGGAATGGTAAGGGTATCGAGAAATTGTAGAGACTCACAAAAGGCATGGGAGGTCATATCACAGATTGATAGTATGCCAAAATGGGCAGTTGGGGTAAAGAAGACCACAATTACGTCTATGGCAAAAAAATTGGGCGGTACAAGAAAGATTACACTTGGAGATGACATAATAGTTGAACGAATTGTTGGTTGGAGGAGCAGAGAATATTTATCATATATTGCACTAGAAGGATTGCCTGTTGATTGGTATCATGCAACTATGAGTGTTGGGAGTGTTTTGAGATGGGAATCATATTTTGGAAGTAGTAATATGTCAGATGAAAAATTTGAGGAATTTAAAAAGAAATAG